From the genome of Gopherus evgoodei ecotype Sinaloan lineage chromosome 5, rGopEvg1_v1.p, whole genome shotgun sequence, one region includes:
- the LOC115652379 gene encoding histone H2B 8-like — translation MSEPAKSAPAPKKGSKKAVTKTQKKGDKRRKTRKESYSIYVYKVLKQAHPDTGISSKAMGIMNSFVNDIFERIAGEASHLVHYNKRSTVASREIQTTVRLVLPGELAKHSVSDGTKAVTKYTSSK, via the coding sequence ATGTCTGAGCCAGCAaaatctgctcctgctcccaagaAGGGGTCTAAGAAGGCTGTGACCAAGACCCAGAAGAAGGGAGATAAACGCAGAAAAACTAGGAAGGAAAGTTATTCAATTTACGTGTACAAAGTGTTGAAGCAAGCTCATCCAGACACCGGCATTTCTTCTAAGGCCATGGGGATCATGAACTCTTTTGTAAATGACATTTTCGAACGTATCGCTGGGGAAGCATCTCATCTGGTGCATTACAACAAGCGTTCAACCGTCGCTTCTCGGGAGATCCAGACCACTGTGCGACTGGTTCTGCCAGGGGAGTTGGCCAAACATTCGGTGTCTGACGGTACAAAGGCTGTTACCAAGTACACTAGCTCTAAGTAA